A window from Aedes aegypti strain LVP_AGWG unplaced genomic scaffold, AaegL5.0 Primary Assembly AGWG_AaegL5_hic_scaff_1097_PBJ_arrow, whole genome shotgun sequence encodes these proteins:
- the LOC110680241 gene encoding pre-mRNA-splicing factor 18-like, whose product MVSTARAFNSSRFKLFSFRFYNKLIFKLISNFKNITMDVLKAEIARKRKLLEEKKLVDEKKKYFKRGELLAQEQEEYKAKYGQQASGSGETQANHGDGDKSPTKDSKFDFRNLPRSEVIRKLRERGEPILLFGESEADSCSRLHHLEISAPEINRGFRNDFQEAMEQVDEEYLNEILTSNGTGLSKGKSSNEDYAIDDSVTYESIQEMAVRLGRSGKEHDMHVITTLIQFMLKMWNDQLNSGTTAQRTATKWKIARATFEQTRLYLKPLLRKLRNKSIPEDILDSLTDITKSLLKRDYIHASDAYLTMAIGNAPWPIGVTMVGIHARTGREKIFSKNVAHVMNDETQRKYIQGLKRLMTKMQEYFPTDPSRCVEYVSKKDRVD is encoded by the exons ATGGTCTCGACTGCTCGCGCATTTAATAGCAGTCGTTTCAAATTGTTTTCTTTtcgattttataataaattaatcttcaaattgatcagcaatttcaaaaatatcacaatggATGTATTGAAGGCAGAGATAGCTCGCAAGCGTAAACTTTTGGAAGAGAAAAAACTTGTG GATGAAAAGAAAAAGTACTTTAAACGAGGTGAATTGTTGGCTCAGGAGCAAGAGGAGTATAAGGCAAAGTACGGACAGCAAGCCAGCGGTAGCGGAGAAACTCAGGCAAATCACGGCGACGGCGACAAATCACCGACAAAAGATTCCAAGTTTGATTTTCGCAATCTTCCCCGATCGGAAGTCATCCGGAAGTTGCGAGAACGGGGGGAACCAATTTTACTATTCGGAGAGTCCGAAGCGGATTCCTGTTCGCGGTTGCATCACTTGGAAATTTCGGCTCCGGAGATTAACCGTGGATTTAGAAATGATTTCCAGGAAGCTATGGAACAAGTTGACGAAGAATATTTGAACGAAATTCTGACCTCCAATGGAACCGGCTTGAGTAAAGGGAAGTCCTCGAATGAAGACTATGCGATTGACGATTCTGTGACATACGAATCAATACAGGAAATGGCTGTACGCCTCGGGAGAAGCGGCAAAGAACATGATATGCATGTTATAACCACTTTGATACAGTTTATGCTGAAAATGTGGAACGATCAGTTGAACTCGGGAACGACCGCGCAACGCACAGCGACCAAATGGAAAATCGCCAGGGCCACATTCGAGCAGACTCGGTTGTACTTGAAACCCTTACTCCGGAAATTGCGAAACAAGAGTATACCCGAAGACATTCTGGACAGTTTGACGGACATAACTAAAAGTCTCCTCAAAAGGGATTACATCCATGCCAGCGATGCTTACCTCACGATGGCAATTGGGAATGCTCCGTGGCCAATTGGTGTTACTATGGTCGGTATCCATGCTCGTACTGGTCGGgagaaaattttctccaaaaacgtAGCGCATGTCATGAACGATGAAACCCAACGGAAGTACATTCAAGGGCTGAAACGATTGATGACCAAAATGCAGGAATATTTCCCTACCGATCCATCCCGATGTGTAGAATACGTAAGCAAGAAAGATAGAGTTGATTAA